The following proteins are encoded in a genomic region of Cydia fagiglandana chromosome 26, ilCydFagi1.1, whole genome shotgun sequence:
- the LOC134677270 gene encoding nose resistant to fluoxetine protein 6-like yields MFVYASSFRAPQGVSGHYEDYGDFYRCLAINEKHPGMNVQGKYCVIRAQVAPTFLSSEGGGATFRMSSEGRGPTFSVSSSSNVSWTEPKSNATESAAGAESQRVAVSLVLGVCVPRACTAHALLPARLNYSLQFCRLPADKPYAAVDYVALFILLLLCVLTVVSTTYELHNMFILKKEPQYEWVCAFSLHRNTRLLRTAPGGLACLHGVRALSVLWIIILHSSMQLRQHSVNEEETSESVSGQMYFVVAEGHLAVDSFFVLSGLLLVYTSAGKTESLSLSNLPRFYLNRYVRLFPLLAAAVLLRAVEPRLTEGPTAADRAKEVGKAPVVRCREYWWSALLHVQNIVNPREMCLGHSWYLSVDMQLYVAAALLLCVCGAGRVRWRTWSALGAAALAAGAATLAFCFCFNFLATARESPRNVTSFPEAFWTWYYYNTIVRSPPFFIGMLLGYALHVYKNNELSLPKWCIWLCYGAALALSMLVMVTEHPGTRAFFDEHLAAQNLQLGLSRSCWALALSWLIFACTQGYGGPVDWFLSLRLWRFVARLSYAMYLFSLILQKAPEASGDVNYFDTRTLLWRFCGDAMVTVAVSVAAIVLVETPLNTLLAPLLKPRTTLKPRTTHKP; encoded by the exons ATGTTtg TCTACGCTTCCAGCTTCCGCGCGCCACAAGGAGTCAGCGGCCACTACGAAGATTACGGAGACTTCTACCGATGCTTGGCTATTAATGAGAAACACCCCGGCATGAACGTCCAGGGCAAATACTGCGTGATCCGCGCTCAGGTCGCCCCTACCTTCCTGTCTTCAGAAGGTGGGGGGGCTACCTTCAGAATGTCTTCAGAAGGTAGGGGGCCTACCTTCAGCGTGTCGTCGTCAAGCAACGTGAGCTGGACCGAACCGAAGTCCAATGCGACCGAATCAGCAGCAGG AGCGGAGTCGCAGCGTGTGGCAGTGTCGCTGGTGCTGGGGGTGTGCGTGCCGCGGGCGTGCACTGCGCACGCGCTGCTGCCGGCGCGCCTCAACTACTCGCTGCAGTTCTGCCGGCTGCCCGCAGACAAGCCCTACGCCGCCGTCGACTACGTCGCTTT atttatCTTGTTACTGCTTTGTGTTCTCACAGTCGTCAGTACAACATATGAACTGCATAATATGTTTATACTGAAAAAAG AGCCGCAGTACGAGTGGGTATGCGCGTTCTCTCTGCACCGCAACACGCGGCTGCTGAGGACCGCGCCCGGAGGGCTGGCCTGCCTGCACGGCGTCCGCGCCCTCTCCGTGCTCTGGATCATCATACTACACTCCTCGATGCAACTTCGACAACATTCTGTTAACGAAGAGGAAACAAGCGAAAGT GTCAGTGGGCAGATGTATTTTGTTGTGGCCGAGGGCCACCTCGCCGTAGACTCCTTCTTTGTGCTGAGCGGACTGCTACTGGTCTACACCAGCGCTGGTAAAACAGAGTCAC TGTCGCTGAGTAACCTGCCCCGGTTCTACCTGAACCGCTACGTGCGGTTGTTcccgctgctggcggcggcCGTGCTGCTGCGCGCCGTCGAGCCGCGCCTGACCGAAGGGCCCACGGCGGCGGACCGCGCTAAAGAGGTCggaaaggcccca GTCGTTCGTTGCCGCGAGTACTGGTGGAGCGCTCTGCTGCACGTACAGAATATTGTCAACCCGAGAGAAATG TGCCTGGGTCACAGCTGGTACCTGTCGGTGGACATGCAGCTGTACGTGGCGGCGGCGCTGCTGCTGTGTGTGTGCGGGGCGGGGCGGGTGCGCTGGCGCACGTGGTCCGCGCTCggcgccgccgcgctggccgccggGGCTGCGACGCTCGCCTTCTGTTTCTGTTTCAACTTTCTTGCCACGGCGCGGGAGTCGCCGCGCAACGTGAC GTCTTTCCCAGAAGCCTTCTGGACGTGGTATTACTATAACACTATAGTGCGCTCCCCTCCCTTCTTCATCGGGATGCTGCTAGGGTACGCCCTGCACGTCTACAAGAACAATGAACTTAGTTTACCGAAG TGGTGCATCTGGCTGTGTTACGGCGCGGCATTGGCGTTGTCCATGCTGGTGATGGTGACAGAGCACCCGGGTACCCGCGCGTTCTTCGACGAACACTTGGCGGCTCAGAATCTCCAGCTGGGCCTGTCCCGGTCGTGCTGGGCGCTGGCGCTGAGCTGGCTCATCTTCGCCTGCACTCAGGGCTACGGAG GTCCCGTGGACTGGTTCCTGTCGCTGCGGCTGTGGCGGTTCGTGGCGCGCCTCTCCTACGCCATGTACTTGTTCAGCCTTATCCTCCAGAAGGCGCCGGAGGCTAGCGGGGACGTCAACTACTTTGATACGCGCACACTG cTGTGGCGGTTCTGCGGCGACGCGATGGTGACGGTAGCGGTATCGGTGGCGGCCATCGTGCTGGTGGAGACGCCGCTAAACACGCTCCTAGCCCCGCTCCTCAAGCCCCGCACTACCCTCAAGCCCCGcactacccacaaaccttaa